In one Leptospiraceae bacterium genomic region, the following are encoded:
- a CDS encoding PAS domain S-box protein, translated as MNFDEFPSTRIRKGENAVHNVEIGIIKENNELIWTEVSAVACSFPHWRVVIVTNDITERKKREIELQKEHSKLQAILDYSPALISIKDLDGNILLANRSFAVLDAPPLNEFIGKNVFDVFQKEVAEKLWSNDLAALENGSPVYSEEVVMHKDGNWHTYLTVKFPIFLQNNQPFGICAISNDITERIQNENKILQSLREKEILIKELYHRTRNTLQLIGGILRLQSADFQDNAELKKLVDETEKRIIAISLVHQMLYKKQNLSQISIKEYIHDLSVLIMESFNIANNRISLHVNIVEQSFLLDTAVPFGLIINELMTNSLKYGFPDNRSGNISINLILNDSGNYILQYSDNGVGVSEGFDFRKQNTLGLKLIYSIAEIQMKGNILMESKEGITCTFEFPKTLYKARV; from the coding sequence ATGAACTTTGATGAATTCCCAAGCACAAGGATTCGTAAAGGGGAAAACGCAGTTCATAATGTCGAAATTGGAATCATAAAGGAAAATAATGAATTAATCTGGACAGAAGTAAGTGCTGTGGCTTGTTCATTCCCTCATTGGCGAGTTGTAATTGTTACAAACGATATTACGGAAAGAAAGAAAAGAGAAATTGAATTGCAAAAAGAGCATTCCAAGTTACAGGCTATTTTGGATTATTCCCCCGCGCTAATTTCTATTAAGGATCTGGATGGAAATATTTTACTTGCAAATAGAAGTTTTGCGGTCTTAGATGCTCCTCCCTTGAATGAATTCATAGGAAAAAATGTATTTGATGTCTTTCAAAAAGAAGTTGCTGAGAAGTTATGGAGTAACGATCTAGCTGCCTTAGAAAATGGAAGCCCTGTTTATTCAGAAGAAGTAGTAATGCATAAAGATGGAAATTGGCATACTTATTTAACAGTTAAATTTCCAATTTTCCTACAAAATAATCAACCTTTTGGAATATGCGCCATTTCGAATGATATCACAGAACGTATACAAAATGAAAATAAAATACTTCAATCCCTACGAGAAAAAGAAATTCTAATTAAAGAACTCTATCATAGAACAAGAAACACTTTGCAATTGATTGGAGGAATCCTAAGGCTTCAGTCTGCGGACTTTCAAGACAATGCTGAACTTAAAAAATTAGTTGATGAAACTGAAAAAAGAATCATTGCAATCTCTCTAGTGCACCAAATGCTTTATAAGAAACAGAATCTATCTCAAATTTCTATCAAAGAATATATTCATGACTTATCTGTTTTAATAATGGAAAGTTTTAATATTGCAAATAATAGAATTTCTTTGCATGTAAATATTGTGGAGCAATCCTTTCTTCTCGATACGGCAGTTCCATTTGGATTGATTATCAATGAACTTATGACGAATTCTTTAAAATATGGATTCCCAGACAATAGAAGTGGAAATATTTCAATCAATCTCATTCTTAACGATTCAGGAAATTATATTTTACAATACTCCGATAACGGTGTCGGTGTTTCAGAAGGATTTGATTTTAGAAAACAAAACACATTAGGACTAAAATTAATTTATAGCATCGCCGAAATACAAATGAAGGGAAATATTCTTATGGAAAGCAAAGAAGGAATCACCTGCACCTTTGAATTTCCAAAAACTTTATATAAGGCAAGAGTATAA